aatggagctaatataaaaattagagcAAATGCATGGAGAAATCAttgatagaagaacagtcggttcaagaaaAGCCGAGCCAATCAgatgaaagtaaagaatcgaCTAATGAAGTCGAAGTGTATGCGGCTGAGATAGTAAAGAGCTGACAACCATATAAATGTGTTTTCTCTAAGCCGACCAGGACCAGCGAGACTAAAGCGCGGGTCTTGGCTATTACCAGGCCGTTGATTTGGCACTGAGAGTCATCCGAACGTTCATTCAAAAAACTATCAGGGagcattgttgatgccaaaagtTAGTACGCCATAAGATAGACGCTCTGACCCACGcatgagccaaagaaataaggataCGTGGTACACTAAGAGTCAGCAACAAGATGTCTCAAGGCAGAGAGCCCTTCCGCGGGAACAGTTGAGAAGTAGGGCGTAATTTACATATCATGGCTACAATACTCCCCTCATTACTAAAACCGAACAATAATTTCAAAGCCTGCAATATATAGGGGTCTTTCTCCCCTACAAACGAGAATACCATAACATTTTCAATACTTCTACTTTTCtgcatttattgcttttttAGGAGTAGTTTACTTGTAATCTTTACTATTTTAGCATTTACAgctttttctaggagtagttttaaCCCTAGCTACTTGTAACCCGTACTTCCCCACAATACAAATAACTCGGTTCATTCAACCAAGTTTTCGATTAGCCGAATACACTTTTTCTGAGTCTTTGACTTTAATTAGTGAAGTGAGAAAGAACTCGGTTGAGCCGATCCCTCCTCAGTCGATTGCCTGATTTGATTGTGGCTCATTCAAGGGTCAATTCAAGAGCCGGTCCAGATCCCGATAAAGATGTCCGTGGACCGGGTCGGGTCTGggtaattaatatactgtacccataccctaaaaagaaatggttacaaaaaaatatatataccctacccatttaacttcgggtcgggtccgggtctgggtactaaagtttctaatatactcatcgggtctatttgagcgggtctggatAGTGACTATCCATATACTATCCGTTCAAAATCGGATATGGATCGGGTCTAAATCGGGTACggatatttgtataaatatatttttttataaactttattaaatagtcaataaacaaactatattgttgacaatgaaatattgttggcggaaatgaaatgaaaaaaaagagtagaaaacaaagagtaaaaaaattagaaaaaagtaatgagtaaaagagacggctagggtttcattaggatgaaaatacatagtgactcatcatctataagtcatattaaaattgatccttcaacttcaaaagtttatttttttttatttactatcggatatttcatcgggtccgggtccgggtccggatttgaaaactattccggaccctacccatttaaaagttaggttcgggtcgggtccaaatcgggtatgggtataaaatatccggacctatacccgaaattttaatgggtaatttttttttatccgtatactattcattttttatcgggtccggttcgggtccgggtagggtccggatcgggtatgggatatcggatattttggacacctttaGATCCCGATGGAGCATTGGATCCGGTCAGCATCGCCTCGTGTTTGGTTTCTATCGCAATAGGTAGAAAAGGGGATGTCTCTTTAGACTTTCACTTGATTGGGTCGAATTGTGTGTTATTGTGTAATTAATGTTGTTTAGTTCCAGATAACTGAGATGGCACAACATGTGCgacctttttatttatttatttttccttttttggttcTTGCTGTTTTCTTTTCTGGCCAGTGAGCAGCTCAATTGCTATCCAATTAGcttattatttttatccctgactactttcaaatatattttagacCACAAATTGTTGAAACAATGACCAATTTCATAACCAAGAATCAAATAATTTTCTGAAGAATATTGACAGTAATTGCATGCATGGATACTTGTTTTGGCAATAGATTGAGAAAGTATTTAAAGGCCATAAAGAATTTTGAGGAAACTCGATCACCAAACTCCGCCACACTTCGAACATGTTGTCCACACCAcaaattaagttatttttcCAAGAAGAGCGATAATAAAGGCTTTAAGAAGACCCTTGTCGCATAGTCAGTGGCAGCCATATTTTACTAAATCAACTTGGTGGACAAGAACAATCCGCGTCTGCGGCACTTCCggagaatttaatttttttttaaaaaaacgcaactacaacaacaataacaaaataaaagcgCGGAAAGCATGGTAGTTAAAGAACGACTGTGTCTGCTGCACATCGGGAgatttacaattaaaaaaaaagaagaagcaacaacaactacaataaaaaaaataaacgtgCAGAAAGCATTAGCATCTTGGAACTAGAGTTTCAAGTTTATTAAATTATGGAGCCTTTAAGAGGCATACAGCTTTttataaacatatcaaataaccgatatatgtttttataaaatttaacttttcatatttatttctgtaaaaattttaatattttcaaatatacttttgctattaggatctgttagaaaaatgtAGTTAATCTTAGGTAAAGTACTTAATTCTGATTAGTGaatgagataaattgacctttttaacCCTCCTATATTATTTGTtatggtagaaaaaaaaataatagttggaGATTTTTCAAAGCACatttctgtataattctaaTAGTTGGGGCTtttagagagacatatttgtaatgataaaaatattattttatttactttctgtcaaaaatataaacagtgCCCTAACGCTAATAAATAAAGGGGTAGATATAGATATTactaactttataaaaataacattaaaaatttaaactttattggGGTAAACATTAATTTTGCTATCGATTTTTATATGGAGCTGTACGAAGTTAACCATATATTATTATACCgtacttatattatttttatttatatatattatactatttatttttaaaaaaatactattgtagtatatatatatatatatatattatatatatattatatatatatatataatatataatatataatagtagatGCTGTGCTCtcggagcacggaggtctccgtgctcctaagccgttttcgatgatggaattttcgaatcgacgatccgctccgttacgacttgatctagcgtatttgaagtttctgaaaataatttttgcgaatttttcgatatcatttacttagcaatcgaaagaattcaaatcaataattttaaacgctgaaaataaaaatcctataaaactGGTGATattagcactaaaattttcgatcagagaatATTGATATTGTGtagatagtaaaaaaatttgtatcaaaatttcatctgatttgaatacttctgtACCGTTAAactgaaaacggcagatatctaaccataaaaaattattgatttgaatcctttcgatcactaggtaaatgatataaaaaaatcgcaaaattattttctagaaaactTCAATATCCTAGATcgttaacggaaccgatcgttgattcgaaatttcattcatcgaaaatggctcaggagcagcggaggcctccgtgctcctcaGAGcaagcagccctgctatataatatatattatataatatatatatatattatatatattatatatattatataatatacatatatatatattatcaatcTCTAcgttgtaatttaaatttatttttatttttgtgttgtAACAGTTCTTTAGTCACAGATAtcagtaactttttttttctcactaatTTCTACATTGTTGTTAacaattctattatttttaaactaaGTATAACAGTTTTATTAAGAGATACTAGTTAAATAGTAAAGTGAATGTTCGATACTAGGAGCAGGCTGctctgtgctctcaggagccacggaggcctccgtgctcctgaaccgttttcgatgatagaatttttgaattgagatcggctccgttaagacTTGATCtacgcatttgaagtttctagaaaataatttttgcgatttttcgatatcatttacctagtgatcgtaaaggattcaaaatccatatttttaatggttgatatctgccgttttcaagtttaacggtgtaaagtattcaaatcagtagaattttgatagaaaattcttttatactatctcacaacaagatctatatttctgatcgaaaattttagtgcttaTTCACCACTTTTTagatatgaaatttttattttcagccgttaaaaattattgatttgaatcctttcgattgctagttaaatgatatcgaaaaatcggcaaaaattattttctagaaactttaaatacactagattaagtttaagcagccgatcgtcgattcgaaagacGCTCAGGAGcaacggaggcctctgtgctcctgagagcacagcagccctgctctcgaTACTAGACTCATTATTGGAAACTTCTAtcagttattttaaaattttttattattatttatttttacgtgCAAAATGAGTTGAATATGTGTTATATCATTTTAAcgattataatttaataaatgttttatgaaattatatattttattccttGCGGCCGCGCAGGATAGAAGAGAAAAGATAGTTGAATtgttttcttgaaaaaaaaaaaagcgttaGTGATAGAATTTTTGCAAGAAaagaatgaagcaggtagctttgctatctttttcttcaaaacaggaaaaaaaaaaaatttatagcatatataattaaactagTGCTGGAAAATACTTTTGCCTGCATCTATTGTACCCTTAGCTATTATATATACACCACAATCAATATCTAGTTcctactttaaaaataaaaatctaagcTATAACATATATGATCTATAATATTTAAAGATATGTATATGAAGGTAATAAGTTTGGAAAATCTTTATTTAGATGTTAAGTACGTAGTTTCAAGAATTTGCAGTTCCATATATAAAAGTtcattatccaaaattttataattttttgtatataatatttttaatatcatatgaTACAACTAATAAATTAGGTTCAAAATTTGCTTGTGATATGTGTAGCGAATGCAATCTACTTACAACAAGGAGCAGTATTAATATATTTTCGATTCAAAACGTGTTGATGtcctattttttaaagaaaatgcTGAGCTATCTTATCCGAATTTTATCGTATTCTGTGTGTTACATCTATGTCCATGTAATATATATAGCCAATAGTTGACTAATTTAGTTGGAACAAGCATCTATCTTCTGAGGCCTCTGCATCACAGATTTGCAATGCCTCCTAGGCTAGTTGCTGTTCTCCTAGCTCTCTTTCTCCTTGCTGCAGGGAGGAACATAATTGTCTCAGGAAGTGAGGATGATGACGATTTCTTCAAGAAATGCCCGGCTTCGCGGTGCGCGGAAGGCGGCCTGGATATCAGATTTCCGTACAGGCTCGACTCGAGCCCTTCGTTCTGCGGCGCTCCTGGAATGGAGCTCTCGTGCTCGGGCAACGACACCGTCCTAGCGTTCCCGCATGCAGGATCTTTCATTGTGACTACGATCGACTACTGTTACGGTGAGATCACGATCAAGCTGGGAGGTTCGTGTTTACATGGCTTGACGGGAAACCTGGGATTCGGCAATCTAACCGCTTCGGTGTATGAACCATTGGAGAGTTACAACATCAGCTTGCTAGGCTGCCCAAGAAAATGGACACCTGCAGACGAAGACTATGTACTTATCGCAGGCCCTATCTCTTGCCTTAGCACTGCATCGCAACTTGTTTATGTGGTGTTTGCCTATGATGATTTTCGCGCTCTTCCTTCGGATTGTCGGGTGATCGCAGACAATCTTACAATTTCCTTTCGGCGTATGACCAAATCCAATTATGATTGGCCCACCTTCAAGGAATGGGCGGCCGCCTTAAAGGAAAGGGTGGCCGATCTCATAACGTGTGGCGAGGTGACTCTAAGGTGGTCTGTTCCTCAAATAACCGATACATGCATTCAATGCGAAAAGGCGAAAAAGTACTGCAGATTTAGCTCGGTGACCAACCAAGCATTCTGCCCGCACGGTAACATTCCGATTCACCGTTACCGTATTTTGAATCCAATTGCTGTCACTTGACTCCTTATTCTACTTCATTTCACAGGTCCAAATATCACGCTATTCGCAGGTGCATATCTTATTGAAATTTTTGTTCCGGCAAAAGATCTTCCACTTTATCTCAAAGTTTTCATCAATGCCAAGTAGGCTACTTGAACGGACCAAAAACTGCtcgatcatatatataaataagcaTATCTGCATAAAATGAGTTACAAATTAAGTTCTTTTTTATAATTCACATATATTTCCGCATCATTAATTGATTGTGATTTATGAATTCTCTCCACAGCAACATCTTCCGCCgcatttattatacttttgttgcTGGTTGTTATCTTAGTCTTCTTCTATAGACGAtccaaaaaggaaaaggaaatacGTTTGAAGGTGGAGAAATTCCTCGCGTCGTACAACACCATAAAACCGACTCGGTACACCTTCTCGGAGCTTAAGAAGATTACTAAAAGATTCAAGGATAAACTGGGCCAAGGTGGCTTCGGGAGCGTCTACAAGGGCGAGTTAGCAAATGGAATTCCTGTTGCGGTAAAGATGCTCGCGAGATCTACGGGAGACGGTCGAGAGTTCACCAACGAAGTCGCGACAATCGGACGAATTCACCATTTCAATGTCGTTCGCTTGTTGGGATTTTGCTCGGAAGGAACCACACGGGCACTTATTTATGAGTTCATGCCAAATGAATCACTAGAGAAGTACATTTTCTCTAAAAGTCGGAATACCCTTCATGAGCCACTAAAAATGGAGAAATTGTTAGAGATCGCAACAGGAATTGCTCGGGGGATCGAGTATCTGCATCAAGGATGCAATCAACGCATTCTGCACTTTGACATCAAGCCTCACAACATTTTATTGGATCGCAATTTCAACCCCAAGATATCCGACTTCGGTCTCGCGAAATTGTGCTCGAGAGATCAAAGCATTGTTACGATGACCGCGGCAAGGGGCACAATAGGCTATATCGCGCCGGAGATGTATTCGAGAAACTTCGGAGCCGTGTCTTACAAATCGGATGTCTACAGTTTTGGAATGTTGGTGATGGGAATGGTTGGCGGTAGGAGGAATGTCGATCCGCAAATTGAGAACCAAAGCGAGTTTTATTTTCCGGAGTGGATTTATGATCAACTAGTGAATGGGCAAGACATTGGGCCGGCGATAGAGATAGCAAATACAAGCGAAATAGAAATTGTGAAAAAACTCGCAATTGTAGCATTGTGGTGCATACAATGGGATCCGAGGGATCGGCCGTCGATGACGAGAGTTGTGCAGATGCTGATCGGCGATTCGCAAAATTTGCAAATGCCACCGAAACCATTTGTGTCCTCACCAGGCCAAGATGTAATAATCGCAGCTCCAAATGAAGAATAGGAGCATTGTCCGGTCCCTAGCTACCTTTTGAACATCACGTATTAATTCGAGTTCGTAGTTATTTTGTAACTAATTATCCttgttttattttcctttcTACAAACAAAGTTCGAACCTGGGTCATAGTGCTCAGGTGAAGGGTATCTGTGATCAATTATCTTTAGGAATTGTGGTGGTTCAATCTGAGTTTTGCTTTGGGCTTCTCTATTTGCTTGAACTGTACTCAAGTTTATGAGACCTGTTGTTACGGTTATATTATAATGTATTAACTTTAAGGTTCGTTTGGTTCgaaaataagcaaaaagtgggtattccggtgataggtataaattgaggtataagcgggaatTAGAtgaattttgcgtttggatgaaaattgagtactattcctgagaataagaaaaatagcgtttggttaggtaagataggATAAGAAATAACTTTAATTCtaatgtcacaccccaataatcccacatcgaataTGAATAgagatgtgattggatatataagagacttagacattagtaataataactgggtttaagcattttgggctagtgtttgaacccaacgagttattattgctagtgggctgggtcgttacatttggtatcagagtcagttTACTAGACGAATATAAAATTAACAGATACACAAAAATATGTCTTCTTCCTCCCTTCGTGCCCGTCCTCTTCACCCTGTCTCCCCCTACCCTCCCCATTCACACGCTCCCACATGGGCCCCTCGTCCTGTTGGCGAGTCACGTGTTCGCCAGGGGGTTTCTTTCAAGGACGCCACTTTGGCTCATTGCCCCTACCCTGGTCCCCCCTTTCCCCCCCTTCGCATCCAGCGCCCCTCCTTGTCTCTTCCCCTTCATCCCCCCAAATTTTTGCTGAACCCTTCTCTCAAGGGACGCTGTTTCAGATGTTTCGAGCGGGGCCATCGCGCCGCTCTCTGCAGGGAGCCTAGGCGCTGCCTCCTCTGCATGAAGATTGGCCACCCTGCTTCCCGTTGCAGGTTCCTGCCTGGCTCCTCGCGTGGACCCATGGATCCGGGCCCTTCCTCTCGCCGGTTCGCCGCGTTGCCCCCCTCCGCCCCCGCCCCGGGACCTTCCTCTGGGCGACCAAGCTTCTTGCCTGCTTTTCTCCCTCCCCGTCCCCCCCCTCCTGGACTTCCTTCCCTTTCGGCTTGTGTGGCTAGGGCGGAAGTTCTAGGCCCGTCCGGGGTAGCTGTGGAAGCTTTTCCTGATGCCAAAGACGCCCTTTCTCGGGGGCTCG
This DNA window, taken from Ananas comosus cultivar F153 linkage group 5, ASM154086v1, whole genome shotgun sequence, encodes the following:
- the LOC109709807 gene encoding rust resistance kinase Lr10-like isoform X1 yields the protein MREALLVVESLPSWINSKGLSMYMTGLLASPSLAATRGRNIIVSGSEDDDDFFKKCPASRCAEGGLDIRFPYRLDSSPSFCGAPGMELSCSGNDTVLAFPHAGSFIVTTIDYCYGEITIKLGGSCLHGLTGNLGFGNLTASVYEPLESYNISLLGCPRKWTPADEDYVLIAGPISCLSTASQLVYVVFAYDDFRALPSDCRVIADNLTISFRRMTKSNYDWPTFKEWAAALKERVADLITCGEVTLRWSVPQITDTCIQCEKAKKYCRFSSVTNQAFCPHGPNITLFAATSSAAFIILLLLVVILVFFYRRSKKEKEIRLKVEKFLASYNTIKPTRYTFSELKKITKRFKDKLGQGGFGSVYKGELANGIPVAVKMLARSTGDGREFTNEVATIGRIHHFNVVRLLGFCSEGTTRALIYEFMPNESLEKYIFSKSRNTLHEPLKMEKLLEIATGIARGIEYLHQGCNQRILHFDIKPHNILLDRNFNPKISDFGLAKLCSRDQSIVTMTAARGTIGYIAPEMYSRNFGAVSYKSDVYSFGMLVMGMVGGRRNVDPQIENQSEFYFPEWIYDQLVNGQDIGPAIEIANTSEIEIVKKLAIVALWCIQWDPRDRPSMTRVVQMLIGDSQNLQMPPKPFVSSPGQDVIIAAPNEE
- the LOC109709807 gene encoding rust resistance kinase Lr10-like isoform X2, which produces MREALLVVESLPSWINSKGLSMYMTGLLASPSLAATRGRNIIVSGSEDDDDFFKKCPASRCAEGGLDIRFPYRLDSSPSFCGAPGMELSCSGNDTVLAFPHAGSFIVTTIDYCYGEITIKLGGSCLHGLTGNLGFGNLTASVYEPLESYNISLLGCPRKWTPADEDYVLIAGPISCLSTASQLVYVVFAYDDFRALPSDCRVIADNLTISFRRMTKSNYDWPTFKEWAAALKERVADLITCGEVTLRWSVPQITDTCIQCEKAKKYCRFSSVTNQAFCPHGPNITLFAVFFYRRSKKEKEIRLKVEKFLASYNTIKPTRYTFSELKKITKRFKDKLGQGGFGSVYKGELANGIPVAVKMLARSTGDGREFTNEVATIGRIHHFNVVRLLGFCSEGTTRALIYEFMPNESLEKYIFSKSRNTLHEPLKMEKLLEIATGIARGIEYLHQGCNQRILHFDIKPHNILLDRNFNPKISDFGLAKLCSRDQSIVTMTAARGTIGYIAPEMYSRNFGAVSYKSDVYSFGMLVMGMVGGRRNVDPQIENQSEFYFPEWIYDQLVNGQDIGPAIEIANTSEIEIVKKLAIVALWCIQWDPRDRPSMTRVVQMLIGDSQNLQMPPKPFVSSPGQDVIIAAPNEE
- the LOC109709807 gene encoding rust resistance kinase Lr10-like isoform X3, which produces MYMTGLLASPSLAATRGRNIIVSGSEDDDDFFKKCPASRCAEGGLDIRFPYRLDSSPSFCGAPGMELSCSGNDTVLAFPHAGSFIVTTIDYCYGEITIKLGGSCLHGLTGNLGFGNLTASVYEPLESYNISLLGCPRKWTPADEDYVLIAGPISCLSTASQLVYVVFAYDDFRALPSDCRVIADNLTISFRRMTKSNYDWPTFKEWAAALKERVADLITCGEVTLRWSVPQITDTCIQCEKAKKYCRFSSVTNQAFCPHGPNITLFAATSSAAFIILLLLVVILVFFYRRSKKEKEIRLKVEKFLASYNTIKPTRYTFSELKKITKRFKDKLGQGGFGSVYKGELANGIPVAVKMLARSTGDGREFTNEVATIGRIHHFNVVRLLGFCSEGTTRALIYEFMPNESLEKYIFSKSRNTLHEPLKMEKLLEIATGIARGIEYLHQGCNQRILHFDIKPHNILLDRNFNPKISDFGLAKLCSRDQSIVTMTAARGTIGYIAPEMYSRNFGAVSYKSDVYSFGMLVMGMVGGRRNVDPQIENQSEFYFPEWIYDQLVNGQDIGPAIEIANTSEIEIVKKLAIVALWCIQWDPRDRPSMTRVVQMLIGDSQNLQMPPKPFVSSPGQDVIIAAPNEE